In a genomic window of Streptomyces katrae:
- a CDS encoding LysR family transcriptional regulator, which produces MIDVHRLRVLRAVADHGSFNRAAAALRLTPSAVSQHIAALERGLGHPVAERSTRGVTLTEAGRLLVETAETVTAELDRVRARIDRLAAGRPRLTVATFTSGGRHLLPGALSAFVHAHPEVELTVLEAEPEASLPMVRAGAADLALAYHFDGPLPSGTGLSWLPLLEDPLYAVLPAGHRLAEREALEPAELAADRWVLGCMKTEAFLRRYADRAGFDLRIAASTTDYFFSQTLVGAGVGVALVPHIALAPPPGTAVVPLAPPRPARHLGVAAPLRSPQPYATALARALRSSVAGEAEPGTADPAA; this is translated from the coding sequence TTGATCGATGTGCACCGGCTGCGCGTCCTGCGGGCCGTGGCGGACCACGGCAGTTTCAACCGGGCCGCAGCGGCCCTGCGGCTGACCCCCTCGGCGGTCTCCCAGCACATCGCCGCGCTGGAGCGCGGCCTCGGCCACCCGGTGGCCGAGCGCAGCACGCGCGGGGTCACCCTGACCGAGGCCGGCCGGCTGCTGGTGGAGACGGCCGAGACCGTCACCGCCGAACTGGACCGGGTCCGCGCGCGCATCGACCGGCTGGCCGCCGGCCGGCCGCGGCTGACCGTGGCCACCTTCACCAGTGGGGGCCGCCACCTGCTGCCGGGTGCCCTGTCCGCCTTCGTGCACGCGCACCCGGAGGTGGAGCTGACGGTGCTGGAGGCCGAGCCGGAGGCCTCGCTCCCGATGGTGCGGGCCGGTGCGGCGGACCTGGCGCTGGCCTACCACTTCGACGGCCCGCTGCCCTCCGGAACCGGGCTGTCCTGGCTGCCGCTCCTGGAGGACCCGCTGTACGCGGTCCTGCCCGCCGGGCACCGGCTGGCGGAGCGGGAGGCCCTGGAGCCGGCCGAACTGGCGGCCGACCGCTGGGTGCTGGGCTGTATGAAGACGGAGGCCTTCCTGCGCCGCTACGCGGACCGGGCCGGGTTCGACCTGCGGATCGCCGCGTCCACCACCGACTACTTCTTCTCCCAGACCCTGGTCGGGGCGGGGGTGGGCGTGGCACTCGTCCCGCACATCGCCCTGGCCCCGCCCCCCGGTACGGCGGTGGTGCCCCTCGCCCCGCCCCGTCCGGCCCGCCACCTCGGCGTCGCCGCTCCGCTGCGCTCCCCGCAGCCGTACGCGACGGCCCTGGCGCGGGCCCTGCGGTCCTCGGTGGCCGGGGAGGCGGAACCGGGGACGGCGGACCCCGCCGCGTAG
- a CDS encoding ABC transporter substrate-binding protein: MFRSSARRGAAVLLSAAALATLGACGAAPDQPAAGDGAKGKAQPATAASAADLGGMDALVAAAEKEGQLNVIALPPDWANYGEMLKAFQAKYPKIKVSSENPDATSADEIAAVKSRKGQKRAPDVLDLGIAFARSGAGENLFAPYKVTAWDKIPASQKDADGRWYNDYGGYVSIGCDAAKIPTCPQTFADLLKPEYKGKVALNGNPTKSGSAFGGVYAAALANKGSFADIQPGIDFFGQLRKSGNFIPVESTPATVEKGETPISIDWDYLNAGYAEQFKGKGVDWKTVVPADGVYAQFYSQAINKDAPNPAAARLWMEFLYSTQGQNIWLGGHAHPVLLPDMTQAGTADKDAVTKLPQVQGTPSFPASTELDKAKAVLAEKWDKALS; the protein is encoded by the coding sequence GTGTTCCGTTCCTCCGCCCGTCGCGGTGCGGCCGTCCTGCTCAGCGCCGCCGCCCTCGCCACCCTCGGCGCGTGTGGCGCCGCCCCCGACCAGCCCGCCGCCGGTGACGGCGCCAAGGGCAAGGCCCAGCCGGCCACCGCAGCCTCCGCGGCCGACCTCGGCGGCATGGACGCCCTCGTCGCGGCCGCCGAGAAGGAGGGCCAGCTCAACGTGATCGCCCTGCCGCCGGACTGGGCGAACTACGGCGAGATGCTCAAGGCCTTCCAGGCCAAGTACCCGAAGATCAAGGTCTCCAGCGAGAACCCGGACGCCACCAGCGCCGACGAGATCGCCGCCGTCAAGTCCCGCAAGGGCCAAAAGCGCGCCCCCGACGTCCTCGACCTCGGCATCGCCTTCGCCCGCAGCGGAGCCGGCGAGAACCTCTTCGCCCCCTACAAGGTCACCGCCTGGGACAAGATCCCCGCCTCCCAGAAGGACGCGGACGGCCGCTGGTACAACGACTACGGCGGCTACGTCTCCATCGGCTGCGACGCCGCGAAGATCCCCACCTGCCCGCAGACCTTCGCCGACCTCCTCAAGCCCGAGTACAAGGGCAAGGTCGCCCTCAACGGCAACCCGACCAAGTCCGGCTCCGCCTTCGGCGGCGTCTACGCGGCCGCCCTCGCCAACAAGGGCTCCTTCGCCGACATCCAGCCCGGCATCGACTTCTTCGGCCAGCTCCGCAAGAGCGGCAACTTCATCCCCGTCGAGTCCACCCCGGCCACCGTCGAGAAGGGCGAGACCCCCATCTCGATCGACTGGGACTACCTCAACGCCGGCTACGCCGAGCAGTTCAAGGGCAAGGGCGTCGACTGGAAGACCGTCGTCCCCGCCGACGGCGTCTACGCCCAGTTCTACTCCCAGGCCATCAACAAGGACGCCCCCAACCCGGCGGCCGCCCGCCTGTGGATGGAGTTCCTCTACAGCACCCAGGGCCAGAACATCTGGCTGGGGGGCCACGCCCACCCCGTCCTGCTCCCGGACATGACCCAGGCCGGCACCGCCGACAAGGACGCCGTCACCAAGCTCCCCCAGGTCCAGGGCACCCCGTCCTTCCCGGCCTCGACCGAGCTCGACAAGGCCAAGGCCGTCCTCGCCGAGAAGTGGGACAAGGCCCTCAGCTGA
- a CDS encoding ABC transporter permease: MSAPTTTPHREGTAGGTTPRRRRRGPRTWLAALPLLVFTGLCFGIPLGAIAFGAVTRTDPDTGATRATGEHLARSLQGPYLGSLTGSVQLSALTALIATLLGVLIAQALVTSRSAALRSAALTASGVLANFGGVPLAFAFIATAGISGVATQLADLTGLGWDLYSFTGLTVVYLYFLVPLMVLVTVPALDGLRPQWREAAQNNGATALQFWRHVGLPVLAPSLLGGFVLLFGTAFAAHATAAALVGGSVPLVTLKIADALSGNVLTGQENVALALGLDMILIAGLVMAVYLPLQRRSARWLR; encoded by the coding sequence ATGTCCGCACCCACCACCACCCCTCACCGTGAGGGAACCGCCGGCGGCACCACCCCCCGCCGCCGGCGGCGCGGCCCGCGCACCTGGCTCGCCGCCCTCCCCCTCCTCGTCTTCACCGGGCTCTGCTTCGGCATCCCGCTCGGCGCCATCGCCTTCGGCGCGGTCACCCGCACCGACCCCGACACCGGCGCCACCCGGGCCACCGGCGAGCACCTGGCCCGCTCCCTCCAGGGCCCCTACCTCGGCTCCCTGACCGGCAGCGTCCAGCTCTCCGCCCTGACCGCCCTCATCGCCACCCTCCTCGGCGTGCTGATCGCCCAGGCGCTGGTCACCTCACGCTCCGCCGCCCTGCGCTCGGCGGCCCTGACCGCCTCCGGCGTCCTCGCCAACTTCGGCGGAGTCCCGCTGGCCTTCGCGTTCATCGCCACCGCCGGCATCTCCGGTGTGGCCACCCAGCTCGCCGACCTCACCGGCCTGGGCTGGGACCTGTACTCCTTCACCGGCCTCACCGTGGTCTACCTGTACTTCCTGGTCCCGCTGATGGTGCTGGTCACCGTCCCCGCCCTGGACGGGCTGCGCCCCCAGTGGCGCGAGGCCGCCCAGAACAACGGGGCCACCGCACTGCAGTTCTGGCGCCACGTCGGCCTGCCGGTGCTCGCGCCCTCCCTGCTCGGCGGGTTCGTCCTGCTCTTCGGCACCGCCTTCGCGGCCCACGCCACGGCGGCCGCCCTCGTCGGCGGCTCGGTACCGCTGGTCACCCTGAAGATCGCGGACGCCCTCTCCGGCAACGTGCTGACCGGCCAGGAGAACGTGGCGCTCGCCCTCGGCCTCGACATGATCCTGATCGCCGGCCTGGTCATGGCGGTCTACCTGCCCCTCCAGCGACGGAGCGCCCGATGGCTGCGATGA
- a CDS encoding GntR family transcriptional regulator, whose protein sequence is MGTVRYLEIAEELRREILSGAYPVGARLPSESELAARFSASRGTVRQAVAGLAADGLVGSSQGARRIVLRHERRHSFGELNSFAQWAEGIGHEASSRFLSRARRPATAEEVERLALAPGTEVLAVLRLRLLDGEPVMVERTAYADWVAEAVEAMPEDCRSVMDGLAADCGVVAHYGEHLIDALAAGSEDARLLEVRRGSPLLRQRHVSATRTGRPIEWSDDRYRAGSVTFSVSNSAVTAPLERHPGGGER, encoded by the coding sequence ATGGGCACGGTCCGGTATCTGGAGATCGCGGAGGAGCTGCGCCGGGAGATCCTGTCCGGCGCCTACCCGGTGGGCGCCCGGCTGCCCTCGGAGAGCGAGCTGGCGGCGCGGTTCTCCGCCTCACGCGGCACGGTCCGCCAGGCGGTCGCCGGTCTGGCCGCCGACGGGCTGGTCGGCTCCAGCCAGGGGGCCCGCAGGATCGTCCTGCGCCACGAGCGCCGGCACAGCTTCGGGGAGCTGAACAGCTTCGCGCAGTGGGCCGAGGGGATCGGCCACGAGGCCAGCAGCCGCTTCCTGTCGCGGGCCCGGCGGCCCGCGACGGCCGAGGAGGTGGAACGGCTCGCCCTGGCACCGGGCACGGAGGTCCTGGCCGTGCTGCGGCTGCGGCTGCTGGACGGGGAGCCCGTGATGGTGGAGCGGACCGCCTACGCGGACTGGGTCGCGGAGGCCGTGGAGGCCATGCCGGAGGACTGCCGGTCGGTGATGGACGGCCTGGCGGCGGACTGCGGGGTCGTGGCCCACTACGGCGAGCACCTGATCGACGCGCTCGCCGCGGGCAGCGAGGACGCCCGGCTGCTGGAAGTCCGGCGCGGCAGCCCGCTGCTGCGCCAACGTCATGTATCGGCCACGCGTACGGGCCGCCCCATCGAGTGGTCCGACGACCGCTACCGGGCCGGAAGCGTCACGTTCAGTGTGAGCAACTCGGCGGTAACCGCCCCGCTGGAGCGGCACCCGGGCGGCGGGGAGCGCTGA